The following are encoded together in the Oncorhynchus nerka isolate Pitt River linkage group LG23, Oner_Uvic_2.0, whole genome shotgun sequence genome:
- the LOC115106237 gene encoding uncharacterized protein LOC115106237 — MKSGHSEAAMKGEDTTVAAENQHSTSGKRKRKVREDASLSEGSTTPEKTKVMYQESGTSAGDSEVVEEDEDEEQTARQPPNLRQSGSRRRMVVAISPMLVSPLKVKIKSPHHSPIVTWKGMHKLNSKKVRLKKASRRLKLQEKV, encoded by the exons ATGAAATCAGGGCACTCTGAGGCTGCAATGAAGGGGGAAGATACCACAGTCGCTGCAGAGAACCAGCACTCCACCTCAGGAAAAAGAAAGCGGAAGGTGAGAGAGGACGCCTCCCTCTCCGAGGGGAGCACCACCCCTGAAAAGACCAAGGTGATGTACCAGGAGTCTGGCACATCCGCCGGGGACTCGGAGGTGGTGGAAGAGGATGAAGATGAggaacagacagccagacaaccTCCA AACTTACGCCAAAGCGGAAGCAGGCGCCGCATGGTGGTCGCCATCAGCCCCATGCTAGTCTCACCCCTCAAAGTGAAGATCAAGTCGCCCCACCACTCCCCCATTGTCACATGGAAAGGTATGCACAAACTTAACTCAAAAAAAGTCAGACTAAAAAAGGCCTCAAGGAGGTTAAAGCTGCAGGAGAAGGTGTAA